From a single Salvelinus sp. IW2-2015 unplaced genomic scaffold, ASM291031v2 Un_scaffold702, whole genome shotgun sequence genomic region:
- the LOC112068776 gene encoding suppressor of cytokine signaling 4-like → MSEKKSRSSDICPKCGIRSWSADSYVWSCKKRSRSSRNDPGLRGPEGVGPMEEQGARSTSCLRRRGERRCSCTVMGEVDIDVPCRKALTRRSLRQKFQDAVGQCFPLRTDHHHHHHGCPTGAYRGRFSVLLWSKRPIHVTELMQDKCPFSSKSELAHCWHLIKKHATHPSAIVGLEVAQAAKAAQAAGKEPVPSTSTSPPSTPLSWEGICLSRPLSLEDWDLSHPQGRAAYGGSHTDYILVPDLLQINNSPCYWGVLDRFQAEELLEGQPEGTFLLRDSAQDKFLFSVSFRRYSRSLHARIEQNGKRFSFDGRDPCMYRDPSVTGLLRHYSDPATCLFFEPLLSRPLARTFPFTLQHLCRAVICSCTTYQGIKILPLPNQLRDYLRQYHYKCNGACAV, encoded by the coding sequence ATGTCTGAGAAGAAATCCCGAAGTTCGGACATCTGTCCCAAATGCGGCATCCGCAGCTGGAGTGCCGACAGCTACGTATGGAGCTGCAAGAAACGCTCCCGGAGTTCCCGAAACGATCCGGGCCTTCGGGGTCCGGAGGGGGTAGGGCCGATGGAGGAACAAGGAGCGCGTTCCACCTCATGTCTGCGGCgacggggagagaggaggtgtagCTGTACCGTAATGGGGGAAGTCGACATAGACGTCCCCTGTCGGAAAGCCCTTACTAGGCGCTCTCTCCGGCAGAAGTTCCAGGATGCAGTGGGCCAGTGTTTCCCTCTCCGCACtgaccatcaccaccaccaccacggctGCCCAACGGGGGCCTACCGGGGGAGATTTTCTGTGCTCCTCTGGTCCAAGCGTCCGATCCATGTCACGGAGCTCATGCAGGACAAGTGCCCCTTCTCGTCCAAGTCAGAGCTGGCCCACTGCTGGCACCTCATCAAGAAGCATGCCACCCACCCCAGCGCCATTGTGGGCCTAGAGGTTGCCCAAGCCGCCAAGGCTGCACAGGCTGCTGGCAAAGAACCAGTCCCGTCCACTTCCACATCCCCGCCTTCGACACCTCTTTCATGGGAGGGCATCTGCTTGAGTAGGCCCCTGAGCCTTGAGGACTGGGATCTCTCCCATCCGCAGGGCAGAGCAGCCTATGGTGGCAGCCATACAGATTACATCCTTGTCCCTGACCTCCTGCAGATCAACAACAGCCCGTGTTACTGGGGCGTTCTGGACCGCTTTCAGGCAGAGGAGCTCCTGGAAGGCCAGCCCGAGGGCACCTTCCTCCTCCGCGACTCGGCCCAGGACAAGTTCCTCTTCTCCGTCAGCTTCCGCCGCTATAGCCGCTCCCTCCATGCCCGTATCGAGCAGAACGGCAAGCGCTTCAGCTTCGATGGCCGCGATCCGTGCATGTACCGGGACCCCAGCGTGACGGGCCTGCTCCGGCACTACAGCGACCCGGCCACATGCCTCTTCTTCGAGCCCCTCCTATCCCGCCCTCTGGCCCGGACTTTCCCATTCACCCTGCAGCACCTGTGTCGCGCAGTGATCTGTAGCTGCACTACGTACCAGGGCATCAAGATCCTTCCACTGCCTAATCAGCTCAGGGACTATCTTAGGCAGTACCACTACAAGTGCAATGGGGCTTGTGCAGTRtaa